Below is a genomic region from Echinicola rosea.
CAGCACAATTACCTCTATTTCTGCGCCAAGGAGGACTTTTCCGGATATCATGTTTTCTCAACCAATCTCCGTGACCACCTGATCCAAGCCAGGAAATACCAAAATGCCTTGAACCAAGCCAACGTATATTAGCCTATGTTTACAGCAGAAACCCACGTAAGAGTACGCTATGCAGAGACAGACCAAATGGGGTATGTCTATTATGGCAATTACGCCATGTATTTTGAAGTGGCAAGGGTGGAGTCGCTTCGGCAAATAGGTTTTTCGTACAAGGATATGGAGGACCAAGGCATCATCATGCCAGTGCTCGAAAGCCACAGCAACTACCTCAGACCGGGCCGTTACGATGAGCTATTGACCATCAAAACCATCATCAAAGAAATGCCAGGGATCAAAATACGGTTTGATTACGAAATCGTCAATGAGGAAGATATCCTGATCCACCAAGGATACACACTGCTTACGTTTCTAAAAAAAGACAACCACCGACCGTGCAGACCTCCTGCAGATTTGTTAGATTTATTAAAAGCTTACTTTTAGCCTACAGCACGAATGGTCAAAAAACGAGTGCACGACATATTGCAAAAACTGGACAGTTATGCCCAAAAGCTTAGGCGGATACACCTCAAAAACCCAGACCAAAACCTATATGATGTAGGAAAGATTTTTATCCATCAGGTACAAAAGGACGAAATCGATGACCGCGCCAGCGCCGTGGCTTTTAACTTCACAATAGCGCTGTTTCCCTTAATCCTGTTTTTACTGAACTTATTGCCTTTTATAGAAATATTCTTCCCGGAAGTTACCCCTGAAAACATCCTTTTTCTAGTAAAAGAGATACTGCCTCCCCCACTTTTTGAAGGCACTGAGGCGACGGTACAGGACATCATCAGCCGTCCGCGACAGGGCATGCTCTCCTTTGGTTTTTTCATGGCACTTTACCTGTCCACCAACGGCATCGTGTCCCTGATCAGCGCCTTCAACGCCTGTTACAGGACCAAAGAAAATAGGGGATTCGTCCAAACCCGACTGATCGCTGTAATGATCATTGTGTTCCTGGTGCTTAACCTATGTGCAGCGGTATTGGTCATGATTTTTGGGAATAAAGCACTTGACATACTCACTGCATACGGAATCGTGTCCAGTAGTAGCAATATCCTCTATTTGCTGCTGGCATCCCTGCGGTTTTTTGTGCTGCTCTTTCTCTTTATGTTGGCCACCTCATTTATCTTTCACTTTGCCCCTGCTGTCCATGACAGGTTCCATTTCTTTTCTGCAGGATCAGTGACAGCGGGCCTGCTGATCACGCTTGGGTTTTACCTGTTTTCATTCTATTTGAACAACTTCGCCTCTTACAACAAGCTCTATGGCTCGATTGGCACCATGATCGCACTGATGCTATGGATCCTGATCACGTCATTTATCATATTGGTATGCTTTGAAATCAATGTCAGCCTTGCAAAAGCAGCCAAAAAGGACTTCCCCGAAAATTAGTCCACATAAAATCAACAAGTTACCAGCCAAAGCTAATTTTAATTTCCCAAACCGTTGTAATTTCCCCAAGAAGTAGTACCTTTGCAAACCGTAAGACAAACACAAATGTCCTACAAACATAACGCATCAGACCCAGAGGAGTGGCAGAGTGGTCGATTGCGGCGGTCTTGAAAACCGTTGTACCGCGAGGTACCGGGGGTTCGAATCCCTCCTCCTCTGCACAAGCAAACCCTAACTCGCTTAAAAGCAATGAGTTAGGGTTTTTGTTTTTAATTCAGGGGCGAACCAGCCTTGTTTAAGAACAAGTTTTTTAAATAGCCAAAATTCAACTATCAGAGATACTGACCAATCATCTCCTGAAAAAGACAATTTCACCTTCCTCATTGTATTTACAGTTATAGCCTTCCTTTTAATCCTGTCACTATTTTTATAAAGCAGTTGCCATTCCATCAATAGACATTGGCATTACCTTGAATTATTCCTATTTTTTAGTAATTTAAACGTTTTTATAACTATATATCATATAACAATGACAGATCTACTCTTTATTTTATCGCAATCCCTAGCTACTGGTGCAGCATTTATTTACTTCTTATCTTGTCTTGGGTTTTTCTTACTCTTCATTCTTATAGTTAGGTGGCTTGGTGCTTGGATGCTAAGAATCAATGACGTTATCCAACTTCAAAAGGAAATCTTGGAAGAACTCAAAAAATCAAATTCAAAAGGGTATTAGTTTACCCTTTTCTCTACCTCCAAACCACATTCTTCAACTTACTAGCAATCACATACCAAGCTGTACTGGCAATACTCTTATAATTGGAAATCTCATAGGCTATATCCCTTAAGAAACCATTGGCCCCATCACTGTCCACCCCTTAAATGAACCATGATTAAGATTACAAACTGCCCTGGCACACTAGCACCCGATCACGAGACTTAATAGTACCCGTTGTTTGAAGGTAAAAAAACAAGCCTTTTCTTACCATACCGGAGTCATCAATCCAATAATGATCAGGAAATGGCAGCATTGATGGATAACCGGAAACGAATATCCATTTCCGGAGTCCAGGAAAAATTATCTGTAATTTGGGATAATGGAGTAATCCGCTTGACCAAAGCAGGTGAACAGGGCACTTATATCCCTAAATCAATCCCTAGGGATTTGGAATGGGTGGACCAGGTTCCCGCAAATGAGCACCTGACCATGCAAGTATATGGAATGACAACCGCTGAAAACGCCTTGATATTCTTTCAAAATGGAGAACCCGCTTATCTCACCAAAAGGTTTGATGTAGTGAAAAACGGAAGAAAATTAGGGATCGAGGATTTTGCCACGCTAGCCGGCAAAACAAAGGAAACCGATGGTGATGAATTCAAATACAATTACAGCTATGAAGGTATTGCAGACCTCATAAAACAATATACCACTGCTGCTCCCATAGTTTTGGAAAACTTCTATAAAATGGTACTGTTCAATTTCCTGATTTCCAATGGAGATGCCCACCTGAAAAA
It encodes:
- a CDS encoding acyl-CoA thioesterase, with product MFTAETHVRVRYAETDQMGYVYYGNYAMYFEVARVESLRQIGFSYKDMEDQGIIMPVLESHSNYLRPGRYDELLTIKTIIKEMPGIKIRFDYEIVNEEDILIHQGYTLLTFLKKDNHRPCRPPADLLDLLKAYF
- a CDS encoding YihY/virulence factor BrkB family protein encodes the protein MVKKRVHDILQKLDSYAQKLRRIHLKNPDQNLYDVGKIFIHQVQKDEIDDRASAVAFNFTIALFPLILFLLNLLPFIEIFFPEVTPENILFLVKEILPPPLFEGTEATVQDIISRPRQGMLSFGFFMALYLSTNGIVSLISAFNACYRTKENRGFVQTRLIAVMIIVFLVLNLCAAVLVMIFGNKALDILTAYGIVSSSSNILYLLLASLRFFVLLFLFMLATSFIFHFAPAVHDRFHFFSAGSVTAGLLITLGFYLFSFYLNNFASYNKLYGSIGTMIALMLWILITSFIILVCFEINVSLAKAAKKDFPEN
- a CDS encoding type II toxin-antitoxin system HipA family toxin, which translates into the protein MAALMDNRKRISISGVQEKLSVIWDNGVIRLTKAGEQGTYIPKSIPRDLEWVDQVPANEHLTMQVYGMTTAENALIFFQNGEPAYLTKRFDVVKNGRKLGIEDFATLAGKTKETDGDEFKYNYSYEGIADLIKQYTTAAPIVLENFYKMVLFNFLISNGDAHLKNFSLFETPAGDYQLSPAYDLTNSQLHVKNPELAPKDGHFENDYETESYKANAFYAYDDFYEFGIRIGLLESRTTKILSNNIAEQPEVKSLIYRSFLNEEAKKLYTQTYQERLKSLNYSFNNLSST